The DNA region ATGGATCAGAAAAGATGATGCTAGCTGTATCAGatttattttactttcttaTAGTCTTTCTCACTCTAATAAGAAGTAGCTAGactttctcattttttttttcaaaaaaagtaATCACTATTTTTATGTACTTTATTAGATCcgaaaaatctaatttttttcatgtttttttaacaaatttatgcACACAAAAATTGAATATCCATGGTCTTATACATTGactgaataaaaattaataagtcttgagaacttttaaaataaaatatataataataataataaacagtACTAAAATGTACATAAACGCATCGACACTAAAATGTCACATAAAGTAAAACGATCTGAAACAAGAAAGATGAGATGAGAGATGATCAAaactggaaaaaaaaaagagaaaagaaatagttcaaaattcataataaatattatatcatcattaattaattaattaatcgtAATTTTAGCAAGCTGAAGGTGGCATAAGATTCAACCCTAAATCATCATCTTTTTCCAGAATCAAACGAGCCTTCTTCGATTGTAATGGAACTCCAAATAGTTTAGTTTTACAACCTTTTCCATCTGAATCTTCAACCGTCGGTTTAACACCCCAAATACTCGGAATCTGATGATGAACCGCCGGTTTAACACTTCCCTGATGAAACCCAATCTGACGGCTCTGCATCACCGACAAAGACGAAGGAAAGGCGGCGCTTGGAGTCACCGGCTTTACATGATTCTGCACGAAGTATATGATATCATTGTAAAGCTTTTTCATGTGTGCTAGTTCCGACATCAACATATTGTTGCTCCGACGAAGTCTTTCGTTATCCTCCGACAACGCCGCGACAGATCCGACGTTGGATTGAGATTCGTGTGGCCAGTTACAGGTGGCGGAACCTAGGTCGTCGGAGTCCGGCGGAGATATGCTTAAACGAGTTGAATATGGGAAGAAAGGGGGAGGTCCGATCGGAGAATGGGGTTGTTGAAGGTAATGATGCCCTGGTGGTGATACCGGAAGTTGGGATGTTTTCCGACGATGGATCTCGCATAAAAGATGTTTTTCCCCTTTTTTGAAGAACTCATTTGCGAACTCCCATCTGTCTGGTACAATCTTTCgaaaaccctaattttttttttaaaaccaaatgTTAGGTCAGAATGTTAGATCAGATCATCATGAAGGAAAAGAAGATGTGAGTAAAAGAAACGTGAAAAAGAACATACATAAGTGTTGAGCTGGCGAACAAAACTAGAGAAATTGTTATGTTTGAAAAACCTAGGAAGTAGGTCACGTGCGAATTCAGGTGGGCGCCAGACGACGAAGGTTGAATCATCTTCTCCCCATGAAACAATATGGTCGGTGGTGAGATCGTCGACGAGTTGGTAGGTTTTGGTCAAGAATGGGGCCGGAACAGATTTCTGTGAGTCCAAAGATAGTAACATGCCGTCGCAGTTATCCATTGTTAAAGCCATTTGAGTAAGAATTCAAGAACCCTaattatcttcttctttctttgatCTTGtggaagagaaagagagaggatTAGAAATGGTTAAAACCCAAAAGAGATGAAGTTACAAGAGTtgtggaagagagagagagatagtgATAAGTGTTTGTTGTATGTGTTTTCTAGATTTTGTGGACTTCCTCGGTTATGTAATGGGAGGGAATGTGTGTCtctttgtcttttttatttggGTGGGTCTGAGGAGgatgtttttattaatgtttgtaGATTGTACGGCTACTAATTAACTTAATACATAATTACTGTCTTAAGGAGGAGGATAATTaacaattgaaaatatatatgaaatctcTACTCTTTTAAGTGCTAGTagttaataataactaattctTGAGTTATTTGAGATTCAATATTTGATAAAGAGATGTTAGATTTGATTAtgtgttatttcaaaatattatgataagttTATTGTAATATGggattatttttgttttaacaaGTTAGGACTTTTAACAGCATATTCAAATATCTTCACTAATGGTCTAATATCACAGTGTTGATTTtacactttaatttttaaagtttcaaaGAATTAACGGtgttataagattttaaaaatatgcgTAAAATCTTTACCAATGCCAAATCAGCAACTATACGCCGACTGTCCTATACTCTTCATAGTGCCTCTCTATGGGGTTATGTCAAGAAGTTTcttctaaaatatctaaaggctATTATTATGGTTGTATATATTTACCGTCAATAATTGTCAAATTACACGAAATATCGACTATTTTAACAACAGTTGAAGACATCCCTTTGTTAATTACCTTTAATAACACAATTAATAGTATTAATtgttaaagataatttttttgcTGGTGAAGGAAGACAAACGTTTTTCATTTAGTATTTTTCTACGCAAAAATATTCACGAATGGATCCAACAACGGGTATCAAACCATACCGTCTTTTACCTAAAAGAGGATTAAGTTaaacaacttttattttttgaagTCCCGGATATGATGTGTAGTGTTGATGGTTAGTACAACTCAACAATTATGACTATTTTCCGCgaaaatggttaaaatgttattaaattataGAGATAAGATTCAACTATTTATACTTCGGAAACGAAAAATTACTGTTGTTACAAAAAAGTACGCCCCCACAATTATGacccttaattattttaacttttttttaagttacGAGATTATTTATGGCCTTATTCTATTGCGGCCTTCTTTTATATtacatcacttaattcattaataaaatcttaatatatttttttattttaaatttattttttttataattatatattaatactctttaagtcttttactcaaaaaaaaaatacacacctcaaaatcatcaccaattatttaaataatcaagttatttaaataacccaaatatgataAAGAGCTATATTTAGTTTTGTTGGTAGTGAatgtaacatatatataattgtagTATATTTGTGGTTACATTTGTATATATAGGATGATTGTTAGATTTGAATAGTAACAAAAAGTTGAAATAGTAATGAATAAGGTGGGGGATGTGTACACGTAAAACGAGTAGAGACTGTGTTTTCCATTTTGTAGGTTAGCTTTTGTTATCTAATGGCACCAACAACTCATATCGAATCCCCATGTAAAAAAATAGCATGGCATACTAATTTGATGgcatctctttctctttctctttctctctcttgaataTATAGATCCAGAATTTAGTATTTGTATGTACATCACAGTCACAGGTTAAAGTATGGAAGTACGCGACGAGACTTAAAGCCTGTCCATACTGACCACATTTcactacttcttcttcttctccttcttcttcccaTTTCTTCTCTTCCTTCGCTTTCTGCTTCTCCACACGGactcttttctttctctctctctccccaTTCTTCTTCCAAGTCTAGTATCTATCTTTACTATACTCCAAGACCCATATTTGGATTTTACTTATTTCAATCAACCctaaattttataacttatataatgtaatacccttcatttatttttcttcaattttaaataattaaatttttttaataattaaactgattaaaaacctaaataaccTGATATCCGTGTTTTTAAATAGATGACGTAAAATTTGGATTGATATGGCTCGATTGTTTTTTAGTAGACTATCTAGTTATAAAATATCGTTAAAATCGTTAATTATTGTAGTCGTTTGGATAAGTATTGTTCGTTGTGCTATTATTACGACGTTTtctaatatttgttttgaaaggTCGGTGAAGTCGGTGAAGTCGGTCGTAGAGTTATTCGATCTTTTTAAGGCCATCTACGAGATcgataatcttttttttttggaattaaaggagaactagcatgacacccacaATCATGATCCCCTCTTAcgtgtttatattttttctttctttcatgtttttgtgatttttttttttgtgtttaaatgatttttattattttgaatataaatgtaccatttaaaaaaatagcatttttttattaaactagaTGTCTTTtgagagaaattaaaaaaaaacccctaaaaaatcaagatcaaacaagttatAGTAAAAACATTATCTTTAGTAAAGAGTGTATATACTTTACTTATTCTctcacacacatacacacataTAATAAGCTTAGAtctaagaaaattaaaataatgataaatttttgaaaaaacaataacTTTAGATTGAACCACGTCTACACCAAAGTTGTATAAACTATTATTACAAAAGacaaagttattaaaaaaagtatacattttcttgaattaattAGTCTTGGTGataagaaaaatatcaaaagaaACTTGTTTGAGGATTCATCTCCTTCATTTCAATCTTTTGAATAGCTCCTTTAGAAAATCTCACAAAGGCTTAATCATGGAGATGGTTTCATTAGCATATGTGTTATAGTTGGTCTTGGTTAGCTTTTGGAACAAGACCTAGTATGGTGAGTTAAGTTTTATGCaaaagtttcaatttaacttCTATTGAGGTATGCAAGAAAACGATCAGTTAAGGAAATGTACTATGTGTTGTATGACAATTTCTCGCCCCCAAGTGTCATAAATGAGAAGGTTTATCTCTTGGGAAATTATTTCCAATTCCAAATTGCTTTGTAGGTAGTTTAGATGAAAATGGTACGACAATTTCTCGCCCCCAAGTTGTTTTAATCGACAACTTATTCTAGAAttctaaacatttaaaattttattatctccATATACATTTCcgatattttaataatcttgCAACTCCAATGAAAGACTCAATTAACTTAATGGTATAGTGCATGTATTCATGTCTTTGAGACCACGAGTTCAATGTTTTATACCTAAAAGTAAACGAGGAAGTGATGGAATCTATCCTAAGTAGCATTTCATGCAATGAAACTATAACTTTTTACTCTAAAAATATTGATCAAGATATTAATGATCCGTCTCCCATAAGCATCTACAAATGGTGGGCTATAGAAGGAGCGGTTGATaaatgaaaatgtgttaaaagtgAGGTGTATGTAATGGTTTCCAACTAGGGTTGGGATAAAAGTGAGGGATTCATTCTGCCATGATTTATAGGTGACAGTCGAGATAGAGATAAGACATATATATGGCCCAAAGTGATACAATAGGGAAATGATGGCTAATCATTTCAACAAGATATACCCACCACTCATTGTTTTGATCATGCATTTATGATCATTATTGGTAAATCCCAAGTTAAAACTATTCAAGTAACCCCATAATGAGCTTCTCATTATTTGTAAAGAAGTTTAttcctatatttatttatttttctatatcaaTAGTGctatgaaaattttgagatttACTATGAAAGAAGTTTTGAATTATCAATTTAGACGAGTTCACGGGTGAGCTTGTTTGATAATGTAGTTTTTTgggattttattaaaaatacattatttgataaaaatcctatgttatttaggtttttaattggtttaattattaaatgtcattttatatttaaaattgaaattaaaatttaataaaaataaagtaactAGTATGGAGTGAAGCTCATATTTAATAACTAGTATGGAGTGAAGCTCATATATAATAACATTGAAAATTTGGTTTTaacgaataaatattattaaatttgttaatataaaatattatttcatttaaattaatattcaataaaatattaaaaatattattttttcctaattAAACCCATCATCTAGAAAGATAAAGACTGTTACTATTTCTAAAGTCGAGTCTTATAGAATCCAAAAAATGGATTTCAAACAAGCCATACCAGTACAATCAATTCGCACGACATCTTATTTGATAATACAAACTTTCATATTTCAAAAAggaaagaaacaaaaaataaagCATGAAAAAAACATTAAAGGTCCCCCAAATAAAGGGTAACTAAGGAAAGTTAAGAGAGAAAGGATAAGGAATTGCAAAAGTGGAGAGCTAGCTAGCaaagaatcaaataaaactAGTCATAACAATAAATTAGGGCTTCATACTTCACTAGATTCTTGTTTAAGGGTCCAAACTTTTCTTTGAAATCAATAGAGGATCTAacttgtttttttctatttactttagaaagaaaatttaaatttagtcaTTGCTGAGATTAtgaaaatacaatatataactTGTAAGAATTTAAGTAGTTAACTAATAATGAaacgaaaaaaattatatattaatttgagttatttttaaaagaggAGAAAGTAAATTAAACACTAAACaagttgagaaaaaaattaattaattggtttttttaGCTGAGAGGGAAGTtctcatttcattattttagtTTACTTATAACCAATCAACAACAAATGAAGAATAAGCATAATAAAGATTCCTTGAATCaactaaaaacataaaatacaaaaaaaaaaaagtcttattGATGTGCATGTGGgaatattatttagaaaaatatatatgcatggagttatttgaaaaaatatatatataggtattTTTACTGTTTATATACTTGCGGATTTCCAGCACTTTaaaataagttcaattttttaatttattttatctttataaaatttaaatttaaataatattttaataatataattcaaataatccattatttttctttcaaaaagaaaattttaactTGGATCAATTTGTTTAGCTAAagaacaaaaatgaaaaaaaaaattacaattacaatGAATTAGAAAGGCGTGAGAGAGAAGACAAAATGAGATTTTGTCAGCTTATTTTTATTGTCCATACACAATTAAagcaaataaaaattttatggaCAAGTTTTCGATATTCAAATTAGacttaaagttatttaaaatccATGTTAGaggctatattttttttttttaaatgttaa from Impatiens glandulifera chromosome 5, dImpGla2.1, whole genome shotgun sequence includes:
- the LOC124939156 gene encoding heat stress transcription factor B-4-like; amino-acid sequence: MALTMDNCDGMLLSLDSQKSVPAPFLTKTYQLVDDLTTDHIVSWGEDDSTFVVWRPPEFARDLLPRFFKHNNFSSFVRQLNTYGFRKIVPDRWEFANEFFKKGEKHLLCEIHRRKTSQLPVSPPGHHYLQQPHSPIGPPPFFPYSTRLSISPPDSDDLGSATCNWPHESQSNVGSVAALSEDNERLRRSNNMLMSELAHMKKLYNDIIYFVQNHVKPVTPSAAFPSSLSVMQSRQIGFHQGSVKPAVHHQIPSIWGVKPTVEDSDGKGCKTKLFGVPLQSKKARLILEKDDDLGLNLMPPSAC